The Methanoregula boonei 6A8 genome has a window encoding:
- a CDS encoding C13 family peptidase has protein sequence MIRIEQKKRWPKFLLIAVVILIIAAGAVAGYTILHARTPVRIGVLLPITGGVDIKEPLEWAKDTINQQGGIGGRQVELVYMDTGTGNTTQMAEELLNDDSVQIVIGPRNSDDVFTLAPEFIKKKKLLISPMATAGSITLAFGNQGYFWRTTQSDAAQVQVIVNILNKQGAHRVALLAENSAYGETFYNWMGFFTIENGLDLVSIQQFDQNSSSLDADVADALKSDPDYIIAACDNPSDAATIKRAIDKSGKPAKLFLTDGAVSPALISSLGSEAEGIEGTAPTADPSTNFPAAYEEKFGHAPTGFAAPAYDALLLAAYTSARQEANPTESLAASIHDVVSGNGTSPGWDAQAIHENLLLIESGQTPGISGASGPLIFDRDVGVDPLVTYYSHWVIRDGDFQTVGVFSANASANGVSIARSRPTIPPPNPPSNSGISSVPPAAGEYLPLLSNASTNGVSISQISPSDNGMSPVSQVTGKNIPFLTKTDFEAVIIAPTNGWINYRHQADGLTLYTLLRDNGVPDDHIILMLYDDIPALPENPIPGNVHHVPEGSNIRLGANVAYTGSQVTAATLNNVLTGTKTDLTPVVLDSNASTDVFIYIVGHGDPGTIDFWNGNLFTTDNITRITDTMSREQKYRQLVFMDDTCFGESIAANLTAPGIIYLTGASSTEPSFAATYDIDIKQWISDEFTLEAVDLIQENPDITFQELYTEAYTNVTGSHVQLITTGNVSTLHEPVLEFLKP, from the coding sequence GTGATACGAATCGAACAAAAAAAACGCTGGCCAAAGTTCCTGCTTATTGCTGTTGTCATCCTCATTATCGCAGCCGGAGCTGTGGCCGGGTATACGATCCTGCATGCACGTACTCCCGTCCGGATCGGTGTCCTCCTCCCCATCACCGGTGGGGTAGATATCAAAGAACCGCTCGAATGGGCAAAAGATACCATTAACCAGCAGGGTGGCATCGGAGGGAGGCAGGTCGAGCTTGTATACATGGACACCGGCACGGGTAACACCACGCAGATGGCCGAAGAACTCCTTAATGACGATTCTGTACAGATTGTCATCGGGCCCCGGAACAGCGACGATGTCTTCACGCTTGCCCCGGAATTTATCAAAAAGAAAAAACTCCTTATCAGTCCGATGGCCACCGCCGGCAGCATCACTCTTGCATTTGGAAATCAGGGATACTTCTGGCGGACTACGCAGAGCGATGCGGCACAGGTACAAGTGATCGTGAACATCCTGAATAAACAAGGGGCTCACCGCGTTGCCCTTCTTGCTGAAAACTCCGCGTACGGGGAGACTTTCTATAACTGGATGGGGTTCTTTACCATAGAGAATGGCCTCGATCTTGTCTCGATACAGCAGTTTGACCAGAACAGCAGCTCGCTTGACGCGGATGTTGCAGACGCCCTGAAGTCAGATCCCGATTATATTATTGCAGCCTGCGACAATCCGTCCGACGCTGCAACGATAAAACGGGCGATCGACAAGTCAGGTAAACCGGCAAAGCTCTTTCTTACCGACGGGGCCGTCTCCCCGGCGCTCATCAGTTCGCTTGGGTCTGAGGCTGAAGGGATTGAAGGGACCGCTCCCACCGCGGATCCATCCACCAATTTCCCGGCTGCGTATGAAGAGAAATTCGGCCACGCTCCCACGGGTTTTGCAGCGCCAGCGTACGATGCCCTCCTGCTTGCCGCGTATACCTCGGCCCGGCAGGAGGCAAACCCCACTGAGTCCCTTGCCGCTTCGATACACGACGTGGTGTCCGGCAACGGTACTTCACCGGGCTGGGATGCACAGGCCATCCATGAGAATCTTCTTCTGATCGAAAGCGGGCAGACACCCGGGATCAGCGGAGCAAGCGGACCGCTTATCTTTGACAGGGATGTTGGCGTGGATCCGCTGGTGACCTATTATTCCCACTGGGTCATCAGGGACGGGGATTTCCAGACCGTTGGCGTCTTTTCGGCAAACGCGAGCGCAAACGGTGTGTCGATTGCCCGGAGCCGGCCAACAATACCGCCCCCGAACCCTCCCTCCAACAGCGGGATCTCATCAGTACCCCCGGCGGCAGGGGAATATCTTCCTCTCCTCTCAAACGCGAGCACAAACGGTGTGTCAATTTCCCAAATCTCACCTTCGGACAACGGGATGTCGCCAGTATCTCAGGTTACAGGGAAAAATATCCCTTTCCTCACAAAGACCGATTTTGAGGCAGTCATTATTGCGCCCACAAACGGGTGGATTAATTACCGGCACCAGGCAGACGGGCTGACCCTGTACACCCTGCTCCGTGATAACGGGGTCCCTGATGACCACATCATCCTCATGTTGTATGATGATATCCCCGCCCTCCCGGAAAATCCTATCCCGGGAAATGTCCACCATGTTCCCGAGGGGTCCAATATCCGGCTCGGTGCCAATGTGGCGTATACCGGTTCGCAGGTGACTGCTGCCACGCTCAATAATGTCCTGACCGGTACAAAAACCGATTTAACCCCGGTGGTACTGGACAGCAACGCGAGTACCGATGTGTTTATCTATATTGTCGGCCACGGCGATCCGGGGACTATCGACTTCTGGAACGGCAATCTCTTTACTACGGATAATATTACCCGTATAACGGATACGATGAGCCGGGAACAGAAATACCGGCAGCTCGTTTTCATGGATGATACCTGTTTTGGCGAGAGTATCGCCGCGAACCTAACGGCGCCGGGTATCATCTACCTTACGGGAGCTTCCAGTACCGAGCCCTCGTTTGCCGCGACCTACGACATTGATATTAAGCAATGGATCTCGGATGAATTTACCTTAGAAGCGGTGGACCTTATCCAGGAAAACCCGGACATTACCTTCCAGGAACTCTATACGGAAGCATACACGAACGTGACCGGCTCGCATGTCCAGCTGATAACGACAGGAAATGTGAGCACGCTTCATGAACCGGTCCTGGAATTCTTAAAACCATAA
- a CDS encoding large conductance mechanosensitive channel protein MscL → MMDVKNTKDAEEELREDVMKLGKDARGFEEEFVEFLKKNQVIGLAVAFIIGTAATALVTSLVKDIVMPVIGVILPGENWQTAILPIGPINFMAGDFVGAMINFIIIALVVFTLVKYIMKADMSKKV, encoded by the coding sequence ATGATGGACGTAAAGAATACCAAAGATGCAGAGGAAGAACTCAGGGAAGACGTGATGAAACTGGGCAAAGACGCCCGGGGTTTCGAAGAAGAATTCGTTGAGTTCCTGAAAAAAAACCAGGTTATCGGTCTTGCTGTCGCTTTTATCATCGGGACCGCAGCAACGGCTCTGGTCACATCGCTTGTAAAGGACATCGTCATGCCGGTAATTGGCGTCATTCTCCCTGGCGAGAACTGGCAGACTGCAATTCTCCCGATCGGACCCATCAATTTCATGGCAGGTGACTTTGTCGGTGCCATGATCAATTTCATTATCATTGCCCTGGTGGTGTTCACGCTCGTGAAATATATCATGAAGGCAGACATGTCAAAAAAAGTCTGA
- a CDS encoding ice-binding family protein — MTAVIIPGVMGSSANVNLGTAGNYVILSESGISTTGTTSIVGDVGVSPINATAITGFGLVMDPSNQFSTSSLVNGKVYAADYAGATPATLNAAISDMEAAYTDALTWSPGVTELGAGNIGGMTLTPGVYKWSTVVTVPTDVTLAGGPNDVWIFQIAQGLDISSGKHIILSGGAQAKNIYWIVGSQATLGTGSVFNGNILSKTATVINSGATLNGRALAQTAVTLDANTVTSPASGMASPPSNSGSTTAVNLGTAGNFVILTKTGISTTGTTSIVGNVGVSPAAATYITGFGLVADPSNQFSTSSLVVGKVYAADYAPPTPATMTTAVSDMQAAYTDAAGRAPGVTELGAGNIGGMTLAPGVYKWSTGVTIPTDVTLAGNSNDVWIFEIAQNLDVSSGQHVILSGGAQAKNVYWVVAGQTTLGTGSAFNGNILDQTAIILNTGATLNGRALAQTAVTLDANTVTSPASGMASPPSNSGSATAVNLGTAGSFVILTKSGISTTGTTTIIGNVGVSPAAATYITGFGLVADPSNQFSTSSLVVGKVYAADYVPPTPATMTTAVSDMQAAYTDAAGRAPGVTELGAGNIGGMTLAPGVYKWSTGVTIPTDVTLAGNSNDVWIFEIAQNLDVSSGQHVILSGGAQAKNVYWVVAGQTTLGTGSAFNGNILDQTAIILNTGATLNGRALAQTAVTLNANIVSDPLATVAPTNGGSATAVNLGTAGNFVILTKSGVSTTGTTSIVGNIGVSPIAATGMTGFGLVMDPSNQFSTSSLVNGKVYAADYVSPTPATMTTAVSDMQAAYTDAAGRTPDVTELAAGNIGGLTLAPGVYKWSTSVTIPTDVTLSGSQNSIWIFEIAQNLDVSSGQHIVLSGGAQAQNVYWVVAGQTTLGTGSVFNGNILDQTAIVLNTGATLNGRALAQTAVTLDANTVTSPASGMASPPSNSVSTTAVNLGTAGNFIILTKSGISTTGTTSIVGNVGVSPAAATYITGFGLVMDPSNQFSTSSLVNGKVYAADYVPPTPATMTSAVSDMEAAYTDAAGRAPDVTELGAGNIGGMTITPGVYKWSTSVTIPTDVTLSGSPNGIWIFEIAQNLDISSGQHVVLSGGAQAQNVYWVVGGQTTLGTGSTFNGNILDQTAIVGKTGAVLHGRALAQTAVTLDANTVN; from the coding sequence ATGACAGCCGTGATAATCCCCGGCGTGATGGGATCTTCAGCAAATGTGAATCTCGGAACGGCCGGTAATTATGTGATTCTATCAGAATCCGGAATCTCAACCACAGGAACTACGTCAATCGTTGGAGATGTTGGCGTAAGTCCAATCAATGCGACGGCCATAACGGGCTTTGGCCTTGTCATGGATCCCTCAAACCAGTTTTCAACATCGTCCCTAGTTAATGGAAAGGTATATGCAGCGGACTATGCTGGTGCTACACCGGCTACCCTGAATGCTGCTATAAGTGACATGGAGGCAGCGTATACGGATGCGCTTACCTGGTCACCCGGGGTTACCGAACTTGGCGCCGGAAATATCGGCGGGATGACGCTCACTCCCGGTGTCTACAAATGGAGTACTGTCGTGACTGTCCCCACGGATGTCACCCTCGCGGGTGGCCCCAATGATGTCTGGATCTTCCAGATAGCACAGGGGCTGGACATCAGCTCTGGCAAGCACATTATCCTTAGTGGCGGAGCACAGGCTAAAAACATCTACTGGATTGTAGGCAGCCAGGCGACACTCGGTACAGGATCGGTATTCAACGGGAATATCCTGAGTAAAACAGCGACTGTTATAAACTCCGGTGCAACCTTAAATGGCAGGGCACTGGCACAGACCGCGGTCACCCTGGATGCAAACACGGTGACCAGCCCGGCATCGGGCATGGCATCACCCCCCAGCAACAGCGGCTCAACAACAGCCGTAAATCTTGGAACGGCCGGCAACTTCGTTATCCTGACAAAAACAGGAATTTCAACTACCGGAACCACTTCAATTGTCGGGAACGTTGGAGTGAGCCCGGCTGCAGCGACATACATAACCGGGTTTGGCCTCGTCGCGGATCCCTCCAACCAGTTTTCGACATCGTCCCTGGTTGTCGGAAAGGTATATGCAGCCGACTATGCGCCGCCAACTCCGGCTACCATGACTACCGCGGTAAGCGACATGCAGGCAGCATACACTGATGCAGCCGGCCGTGCTCCCGGTGTAACAGAACTGGGCGCTGGAAATATCGGCGGGATGACGCTCGCCCCCGGGGTCTACAAATGGAGTACCGGCGTGACTATCCCCACCGATGTTACCCTCGCGGGAAACTCAAATGACGTATGGATCTTCGAGATTGCACAAAATCTTGATGTCAGTTCAGGTCAGCACGTGATCCTCAGTGGCGGTGCACAGGCAAAGAACGTCTACTGGGTGGTCGCCGGCCAGACAACACTTGGAACAGGATCGGCATTCAATGGCAATATCCTGGACCAGACGGCAATCATCCTGAACACCGGTGCAACATTAAATGGCAGGGCACTGGCGCAGACCGCGGTTACCCTGGACGCAAACACAGTGACCAGCCCGGCATCGGGCATGGCATCACCCCCCAGCAACAGCGGCTCTGCAACAGCAGTGAACCTTGGAACAGCAGGCAGTTTTGTTATCCTGACAAAATCAGGAATCTCAACCACCGGAACTACGACAATTATCGGGAACGTTGGGGTGAGCCCGGCTGCAGCAACATACATAACCGGGTTTGGTCTCGTGGCGGATCCCTCCAACCAGTTTTCGACATCGTCCCTGGTTGTCGGAAAGGTATATGCAGCTGATTATGTGCCGCCAACTCCGGCTACCATGACTACCGCGGTAAGCGACATGCAGGCAGCATACACTGATGCAGCCGGCCGTGCTCCCGGTGTAACAGAACTGGGCGCTGGAAATATCGGCGGGATGACGCTCGCCCCCGGGGTCTACAAATGGAGTACCGGCGTGACTATCCCCACCGATGTTACCCTCGCGGGAAACTCAAATGACGTATGGATCTTCGAGATTGCACAAAATCTTGATGTCAGTTCAGGTCAGCACGTGATCCTCAGTGGCGGTGCACAGGCAAAGAACGTCTACTGGGTGGTCGCCGGCCAGACAACACTTGGAACAGGATCGGCATTCAATGGCAATATCCTGGACCAGACGGCAATCATCCTGAACACCGGTGCAACATTAAATGGCAGGGCACTGGCGCAGACCGCGGTTACCCTGAATGCAAACATAGTGAGTGACCCCTTAGCAACGGTGGCTCCCACAAACGGCGGCTCTGCAACAGCAGTGAATCTTGGAACGGCCGGCAACTTCGTCATCCTGACAAAATCAGGAGTCTCAACCACCGGAACCACATCAATTGTCGGAAATATTGGTGTGAGTCCAATCGCTGCAACCGGAATGACGGGATTTGGTCTCGTCATGGATCCTTCGAACCAGTTTTCGACATCGTCTCTGGTTAACGGGAAGGTATATGCAGCCGATTATGTGTCTCCAACTCCCGCTACTATGACGACTGCGGTAAGCGACATGCAGGCGGCATACACTGATGCAGCCGGCCGTACTCCCGATGTAACAGAACTGGCTGCCGGAAATATCGGCGGGCTGACCCTCGCCCCCGGAGTCTACAAATGGAGCACCAGCGTGACCATCCCCACCGATGTCACCCTCTCAGGCAGCCAGAATAGCATCTGGATCTTCGAGATTGCACAAAATCTTGATGTCAGCTCTGGTCAGCATATTGTACTTAGTGGAGGTGCACAGGCACAGAACGTCTACTGGGTGGTTGCCGGTCAGACAACTCTTGGAACAGGATCGGTATTCAACGGCAATATCCTGGATCAGACTGCAATAGTACTGAACACCGGTGCAACCTTAAACGGCAGAGCACTGGCACAGACTGCAGTTACCCTGGACGCAAACACAGTGACCAGCCCGGCATCGGGCATGGCATCACCCCCCAGCAACAGCGTCTCAACAACTGCGGTGAACCTTGGAACGGCGGGTAACTTCATTATCCTGACAAAATCAGGGATCTCAACCACAGGAACCACGTCAATTGTAGGGAATGTCGGTGTGAGCCCGGCTGCAGCAACATACATAACCGGGTTTGGACTTGTCATGGATCCTTCGAACCAGTTTTCAACATCGTCTCTGGTTAACGGGAAGGTATATGCAGCCGACTATGTGCCGCCAACTCCGGCCACCATGACGAGCGCGGTAAGCGACATGGAAGCCGCATACACTGACGCAGCCGGCCGCGCTCCCGATGTAACAGAACTGGGCGCAGGAAATATCGGCGGGATGACCATAACCCCCGGAGTCTACAAATGGAGCACCAGCGTGACCATCCCTACAGATGTCACCCTCTCAGGCAGCCCGAATGGCATCTGGATCTTCGAGATTGCACAAAATCTCGATATCAGCTCTGGTCAGCACGTTGTCCTTAGTGGCGGTGCACAGGCACAGAACGTCTACTGGGTAGTTGGCGGCCAGACAACACTTGGGACAGGATCGACATTCAACGGAAACATCCTGGATCAGACTGCAATTGTGGGAAAGACCGGCGCAGTATTACACGGTCGAGCACTGGCACAGACTGCAGTTACCCTGGACGCAAACACGGTGAATTGA
- a CDS encoding STAS domain-containing protein, with the protein MVKQKSKLIDIFTNNEQEILEDWMREQIASITYRKDLLTEAELRTQSAELMGLMIAASRSGNVTDMTTPEWKPVLDFLAATSKTRAAQGFTTQETATFIFSLKQPVFARMKSELGTNASALAEEIWIATVLLDKLGLFTAETYQKSREDIIRRQQRELLELSTPVIKIWEGILVLPLIGTLDDSRTQVVMENLLQNIVDTNSSIAIIDITGVPEVDTLVAQNLIKTVSAARLMGAHCIISGIRPQIAQTMVHLGVAFGDVVTKSSLADALKYAFQQAGITVT; encoded by the coding sequence ATGGTAAAACAAAAAAGCAAATTGATTGATATCTTCACGAATAACGAACAGGAGATCCTTGAGGACTGGATGCGTGAACAGATTGCTTCGATCACGTACCGAAAAGACCTTCTCACTGAAGCCGAACTCCGCACGCAGTCCGCAGAACTTATGGGTCTGATGATCGCCGCAAGCCGCAGCGGGAATGTCACAGATATGACCACGCCAGAATGGAAACCAGTGCTTGATTTTCTTGCGGCCACCTCAAAGACCCGGGCGGCGCAGGGTTTTACCACCCAGGAGACGGCGACCTTTATCTTCTCCTTAAAACAGCCGGTCTTTGCACGCATGAAGTCAGAACTAGGGACCAATGCATCGGCACTGGCAGAAGAGATCTGGATTGCAACGGTCCTTTTGGACAAACTGGGACTTTTTACTGCCGAAACCTACCAGAAGAGCAGGGAGGATATCATCCGGCGGCAGCAACGAGAACTCCTGGAACTCTCGACACCGGTCATTAAAATCTGGGAAGGAATTCTTGTCCTTCCTCTGATCGGCACGCTGGACGATTCGCGGACGCAGGTCGTAATGGAGAACCTGCTCCAGAATATCGTGGATACGAACAGCTCTATTGCCATCATCGACATTACCGGTGTCCCGGAGGTTGACACACTTGTTGCCCAGAACCTGATAAAGACTGTCTCTGCGGCACGGCTCATGGGTGCACACTGCATCATCTCCGGGATCCGCCCGCAGATCGCCCAGACGATGGTACATCTCGGCGTGGCATTTGGCGATGTGGTCACAAAGTCGTCCCTTGCCGATGCCCTGAAATATGCATTCCAGCAGGCCGGGATAACCGTTACCTGA
- a CDS encoding STAS domain-containing protein: protein MDKIPILKIGDILLVTIQVDMHDRLAVSLQDDLTARIVKDHAKGVLIDISSLDIVDSFIGRMLGYIAAMSQALGAQTVVVGMRPAVAITIVELGLPMENIQTALNVEKGVENLKRAMENSEKGIHHESLGTRNP from the coding sequence ATGGACAAGATACCCATTCTGAAAATAGGCGATATTTTACTGGTCACGATTCAGGTTGACATGCATGACCGGCTCGCTGTCAGTCTCCAGGATGACCTCACAGCCCGGATCGTCAAAGACCACGCCAAGGGCGTCCTCATCGACATCTCGTCCCTCGACATTGTCGACTCATTCATAGGAAGGATGCTGGGATACATAGCAGCGATGAGCCAAGCTTTAGGGGCCCAAACCGTTGTTGTGGGTATGCGCCCGGCGGTCGCGATCACGATCGTGGAACTCGGACTCCCTATGGAAAATATCCAGACAGCTTTAAATGTCGAAAAGGGTGTCGAGAATCTCAAGCGTGCCATGGAAAATTCAGAGAAAGGTATCCATCATGAGTCTTTGGGAACCAGAAACCCTTGA
- a CDS encoding ATP-binding protein codes for MIDQGFSLIDQTKMVTAASELARNTVDYGKGGTMHIEPLADAGRIGIRLVFLDHGPGIKDIERALQDGFTTGFGLGLGLSGSKRLVNEFKIWSEPDKGTQVTVTRWR; via the coding sequence ATGATTGATCAGGGGTTCAGCCTTATTGACCAGACCAAGATGGTGACTGCAGCAAGCGAACTGGCACGGAACACCGTTGACTATGGGAAAGGGGGTACGATGCATATTGAACCCCTTGCCGATGCCGGACGAATCGGCATCAGGCTGGTCTTTCTCGACCATGGCCCGGGCATTAAGGATATAGAACGGGCATTGCAGGACGGATTTACCACGGGTTTCGGGCTCGGGCTCGGGCTTAGCGGTTCAAAACGGCTGGTCAACGAGTTTAAGATCTGGTCAGAACCGGACAAGGGCACACAGGTAACGGTGACGCGATGGCGATGA
- a CDS encoding ATP-binding SpoIIE family protein phosphatase, producing the protein MAMNGMKCIHIGEMSGIVEARQTAMNFCKTKGFSEVLSGNVSLIVTELATNLVKHAGSGELLIRSCTEGDVSGIECLALDRGMGITDIGGSLRGKYPATAGKETGLMAVRRLSSLFDLYSIPEKGTAVLSRIETRSPEPVSDPPHPLCSTRPEVGVVCLPLVPDEPCGDGWEVIRSENRTVILVIDGLGHGPEASKVQVEAIRVFRKNPAGEPVEILRNLHAALRNTRGGVAAIAAIDEERGRVTYTGAGNISGRIITGHVTNKMVSLSGTVGDQIRQFSEFSYPWVTEALLIMYSDGLTMQWDLEDYPGLERKHPALIAGVLYRDHTRGTDDVTVLAVKLVGETS; encoded by the coding sequence ATGGCGATGAACGGGATGAAGTGCATCCATATTGGGGAGATGAGCGGTATTGTCGAAGCCCGGCAGACAGCGATGAATTTCTGCAAGACAAAGGGATTCAGTGAGGTCCTTTCCGGTAACGTTTCCCTCATCGTGACGGAACTCGCTACAAACCTCGTCAAACATGCCGGTTCGGGAGAACTTCTTATTCGCTCCTGTACCGAAGGAGATGTTTCCGGAATCGAGTGCCTCGCGCTTGACCGGGGCATGGGGATCACAGATATCGGCGGAAGCCTGCGGGGCAAATATCCTGCCACTGCTGGTAAGGAGACCGGCCTTATGGCAGTCCGCCGTCTCTCTTCCCTGTTTGATCTCTATTCCATCCCGGAGAAGGGGACGGCCGTCCTCTCCCGGATCGAAACCAGATCTCCTGAACCAGTGTCCGATCCACCGCACCCCCTGTGCTCAACCCGACCCGAGGTCGGCGTTGTTTGTCTTCCACTCGTGCCGGATGAACCCTGCGGCGACGGATGGGAGGTGATCCGGTCGGAGAACAGAACGGTAATCCTTGTTATCGACGGACTGGGTCATGGACCGGAAGCCTCGAAAGTTCAGGTCGAAGCCATCAGGGTCTTCCGGAAGAACCCGGCGGGTGAACCGGTGGAAATACTCAGGAATCTCCACGCTGCACTCAGGAACACCCGAGGGGGTGTCGCGGCGATTGCCGCTATCGATGAGGAGCGAGGCAGGGTCACGTATACAGGCGCCGGCAATATTTCCGGCCGGATCATCACCGGTCATGTTACCAATAAAATGGTTTCTCTGAGCGGAACTGTAGGTGACCAGATCAGGCAATTCAGTGAGTTCTCGTATCCCTGGGTAACGGAGGCTCTCCTGATTATGTACTCCGATGGGCTCACCATGCAGTGGGATCTTGAGGATTACCCGGGACTCGAGCGAAAGCACCCGGCACTCATTGCCGGTGTTCTGTACCGGGATCATACGCGGGGAACGGATGATGTGACGGTCCTTGCCGTAAAACTCGTCGGGGAGACTTCATGA